The nucleotide sequence ttttGAATGTGTATGTTCTTAGGGTAGCTCGTGGGAGTGATATTGAttgtggtttagagaatatgtgaagtaggcctttatgagtgtttgctttgaagttcatatgtggttataaagacaggcttgaatgacatgttgagattactgtaaaggaacgctatatgcgctagcgacttcatagtaagagttcagagtagtcattgaagtggtaaggcatgttatacttaggatgtgatctttaaaggagatatataagattgcatcatatggtttagaataatagcgtggtctggcatgttgtatttttgtgacttagagttaggcttgatcacgcgaagggattaagttattttcgacattagtagaaagatttgtcaatgctcatatgataattttaagttgagttgaatgaatatgatatttaaggagaatagtatagttaagtgatattcgagaaatgtgctaagcttgaaagtaagaagttttaatgccaaaggcctggtaattctatcctaattcaggtgttatatgcctatgttccagaCTACAGAGTAGTGTCAATTTGgtgattcctcagttggatgtcttgtgtaatccatacccaagatttatggctccctattactgctagaatttccttagagaattgtgatgaagagacactccagttaagtatgagggtgtagtataattcagtctatatggccaataagtcagtttagcagttagattcgcatgacttgttttctcgtttttgcacttattcatgctactttAAATCTCacacatgctactattccaagatagagtataccagtagttacgagtatagcccatttcatgcatcatgcattaaattcagattctagatgttcagttatgattcaattcgtaggtgccctacAAGCTTATTAcaattcatagagggacataggttacaaagggggagataccccattcagttgcatgcatagattcttattacaagatTCACATCAGTTATTATCGCGTATTTAGCCATACGTTCATAcgttagttcagtcagatatgcatatattagaaatgcatgttcaatagaaaagttcagcttatcagtgtattcagtccttcattcatgagaacaactcgggCACAAAtccatggatcagatatgcatgattccttatgagaattcagcctatgagtagcttcagttgtgtattccatgcctcggatatgcatgtttggcataagcatttaaaacatcagtagttccaatcttatagtcacgtttccgatcagtgtattctttcttagggaacatatcatgtccgcgttatcccatacccttaagacttTGACATTATATCcaacattcggggacgaatgatcccaagggggagataatgtaacaccccacattttgggctagaataaaaaccatgactctaatgcgttgataatcccagagccttaaatcctatgccaatttggcatgtttataTAGAGTGTGAATcgatttgagcatgaatttagaccatagagatccttcaactcaaggacgaagttgaaactatttcgatcgattaagttttagtggatgttgtaatttgtgtcatcttccatcgaccataactctctgtatacgTCAAATTAGAGAGAGTACTATGtctcaaatgataggtcttcgagttaactttccaacgatacaaattttgctaaaatctgacacacaagcaagaagttatggcctttcaaagtagtatgcgtcgcctaaccaattgcacatggccactggaaagcatatgcggcacctatgtaaatataggcgacatcatatgcagcgcctatgtaattataggcgatatcatatgcggtgcctatgtaaatatatgcgatatcatatgcggcgcatatcttatggtttcaagtgacttaaacactccgtttttggggcaaaatggtccttttcccacccttattcagccataaacacgaaattcagtccctaattctccaaaatacgtccacattcatctaaaaacactcaagaacactcccaagggttttaaactaaaaacccaaataaatcaagatttaaccatgggttttcaaaattgattagagattcggaatccccattccaTAGGCTTCAataagcacccattattttccgaaatagaggtacgcgtggttttcctaaattctcatgggcatagaaaaatcatgattTAGAATGGGATTTTTTGAATATATGTActaattcatgtattaaatgttttaacatctttgttttggtatttttcccttccccaaagtgaattgagaatatgaatgtatgaaacaatgtatttaagaatgaattcttgttgagagcatgattttcggtgaattccctcttattagaaATTTTTCAGTTTtgtcatagcatatgaattattttgcaatgcatccttgaaaagcactatatgaaatgattgaactcttgttatgatttaaaggttgttttaaatcactaaagagggaatctagcatgaatgtttaatgttcataatgcatgtaatgaaagagtgcatggatttgctaaaggcactagaccaccatatgttgttgaagtttttgcatgattttgacttgagtttcaaaaCACGAAATATTCTATATCAATTGCATGTTTTTGGTAgtctaaattatgatttaaatgaaagatttagcttaatttATTATGGCTCAGGAAtcatgacttgtaagtcttggtatgacgatacaaattcagaccaatgccatatcagactcaagactaatagacattttagactatcatattttagacattcagaatgttgcatgtatagaaaaggttaaaaaatgggcatacagagatgttaggtgggaagagggcttgagttcaagcaactcattgcctaaaaccatGGTTTCTTGACCctggtatattattatacgctgacttaagtgtcgtgtggcgtattagattcaggaactccaatccttgcggcatactcaggttggaggcttccccactgagtcaatggaggattccatatcgcctgaggaatatcagacttgtagggtataccacctaactcagaactAATATACAGATCacagtttgagatttacagacaggttacatgttttcagaaggtgcccatgtgtttttcagaaactattttatgcataatgtttgatgaaaatttgctctcacatattatatatatatatatatgtgtgtgtgtgtgtgtgtttgtgtgtgtgtatgttcaattactctattttggattgcttcgcgtgccagtacaattgtgctgatcccccttcctcccaggtactgaggcgcagtctaggggtccagatcctcagtagagtatagccttctttgcttcggaaggcctagtcatttaggtatttatttcagtatggcttttggtctactgggggccttgtcccagttattcagatagtatgtcagtagagatttcgcagactattgCAGATGTTCATTAAATATTGTTGGGtatgttttcaggcctttaactgttttaaattgttgaccatgttttcgtattattgtgtctattctgtattactttgatcatatgaattatgtacatgattaccagatagaaagAGGGTGTTCTGGGCCTTCGGGTTCGGGAATGCTTATCACGGCCAGGGTCCCCGGTTCAGGTTGTGACACCATATTAGCGTTATTGTGATCATCTTCCCTCAGTTGCATTTTTCCTCCTGTTCATTTTTCATCATTCGGATTGGGCACGTACTCATACTTCCATTTTACCTCAAAGTTACGTTTTCAAAATCGGTCAATGCTACACAAATCCTCAATcaatttctcctattttcatCAATAGTACAGTTTTTAGTGAGTCGGTCAAAAAATTTAAGCATCAAAGTGAATGTCATTTCTCCAAAAGAAAAGATTGTAGTGTAAAGCATCATAGCTATGCGTAGGGTCGGGGGAAAATCGAGGACCAGACCACAGGGGTCTATGCATAAGAAAGTATGTATAATACTACGTTAAAAAAAGTTTTTCTTGCGAAGAAGCTTGTGATTCTTTTATCGAAATAAGGACAAATAGTTTGATTCGATATTGTCAAAGAATCAACTAAGGAAATCTCGTTTTTCATATATCGAAAACAATAACTATTCATATGTTAAACCAAACTTTGGATTGTACAAATTTGGatccattttcttttcattttttctttattttttttggattttgggaTTTACAGATATTTCAAATTATGATCTTGTGTGTCCTTTATTATATTATCATCGAAATATTTTGAATAcgggtaaagttgttgccatttGAGCAGGATTTAACGGGTTTAAGCCTTTGAAACAGCGCCTTAGAAAAATGTAAGTTGAGGTTGCGTAAAATAGATCCTTGTGATTGGGCCCTTCACCGGACCCTGCACATCGCGGGAGCTTAGTGCACTGGGATGCCCTTTTTtgttttaagaaatattttggaCACCACACAAACATTTGCCTTtgataaaaagaaaaggaaaggtaTTTCAGGAAGCAAGGAATTTGTTCAACTTTTTTCACAGGGCCATCAACAACTACTAACAGTAAACTTCGTCTACCAATGCTAGAATAGATCGGAAGAAATCACCCTTGCGTTTAGCTTTTAGTGAAAATTAAACCCGAGACTTCATAGTGCACAACAAACTTCATTGAACACTGGGTGACATCTTTGAATTAATACTGTAATTGTTTCTTTCATCCAGAGAAAGAAATCTTGCTCGCGATGTTAGTGGTGGTGGAACCACATGTAGAGTCGGAGGGTAATGATCATGAAGACAGAGCTAGTCGAGATAAAAAATTAGTCGAAAAAATTATGAAGATTTCTTTGTCATGATCtttgtgaccaggaggtcacaggttcaagcttTTGAAACAGCCTATGGCATACCATACACCCTTGTCATTCCCCGAACTCTGTGCATAGTGGGAGTTTTAGTGGACTTGGCTGCCTTTTCTTTCTTGTCATTCTCTATAGTAGTTTTTAATGGCTTCTCCACTTCTCACATTCTTTTTTGAACTACTTTTAATTGTTTATCCTTGCACTGAGATCTATCAAAATTCGAAAACTCTCTGCCTTCCACTGTAAGGATAACATCTGTGTATGTTCTACCATCCCCAAACTCCAATTGTGGAACATTGGGTCTATGTAATTCTTTGCGATGAATTATTTAGTAAAGGTACATTGGGTCTATAGAATTGTCGGTGACGAAATGCGACcatttataatttgaatagaagaaaatcaTCTTACGTAGATTGTTATATCATGTGGAAAAGgatgtataactaaaataacatgtACTTCAAGGTATTCGGTAAAAACTGAAATATGTAGTTGAATTATACATTTGGAAGCAATAAGTAAAAGTAGAAACTAGCATTCATGTCTCTCTACTCACTTATATTCTTCATCTTACTCTCATCACACATATTTACAACTATAAATAACAACCAAGAAGTACAATACAATAGAGAGGCAACCTATGAAACAGACTGTAATGGCAAGACCAAGTGAATGTGATAAAGTAGCAAACATACCAGTTGCAAATGCAATTACAACTGCTAACATCGATAAGCACAGAAAAATACATGCGAGATTACAAAGATTCTGTATAAGTTTTGTATGTTGAGGTCCTGTACTTGCATTAGCCATGAGGAAGCAGATGAAAATGGCAACAGCTGACAATGTGAAGGCAATAGCATCGGAAACAACAAATGCACGAAATGCTGTTTTACTTGTCAGAATCGCCATCCCTTGATTATGGCTATCGGGATCGCTCTCAAAACCTCCTGGCAATGTGATACCAGCAGCGAAAGTGACTGTCATAATCAAAGTGGCCACAACAATATGGACTTCAGCTACCTTCATAGTAGTTTCGATTATTGTTTGATCTGCCCTTTTAGCTTTATCATGATCATCTTCCCTCAGTCGCATTTTGTCTCCTGTTCCCATTTCATCACTGAGTTGTATTTTGACTCCTGTTGCCGTTTCATCATTCGAATTGTGCATGTACTCGTACTTCTTCTTTACCTCAAAGTCACGTTTTCCAAATCGGCCAGTGCTAGACAAATCCTCCATcaatttctcctattttcatCAGTAGTACAGTTTATATTGAGTCTGTCAGTAACTTGTTTAACTGAGAACTAATCTGTTCATAGTTTAGGAGACAATGATATCATGTAAAATTAATTCAGGCGAAGGTAGAGCAAGAAATAGATTTAAAGTTTCACTTGATGTTTCAACACCACATATCGTTCACACTAATGTTCTTTTGCTTGATATCATCCTTGAACTTGTATATCAATATTTCACCAGCATATACTCAAGTACAACCAGTATTTGAAAAACAAATATACGGCTACTTACCTTCTTTGTTGTCACCTTGCATGACAACGCTATATCAAGTGGAGTCTGGTTTTCTTTGTTAAATAACATCTTCTTTGCTCTAGGATGGTTTATTAATTCAGGCACATGGTTACCAGAGGCAGCAAGCAAATGGAGAGGAGTGTTGCCGTTAATATCTGGCTCATCAACATGGCTGTCACACTTATCAGAACCTAATAAGATGTGGACTACCCTGTCTT is from Capsicum annuum cultivar UCD-10X-F1 chromosome 5, UCD10Xv1.1, whole genome shotgun sequence and encodes:
- the LOC107849663 gene encoding protein ACCELERATED CELL DEATH 6-like; the protein is MDPILFSAAMRGNIRDVYYNLIRDEEYGYQVTPKGNTVLHVAALYGHSHFVAEVLKISPAMLCCQNKKNETALHIAANEGHTEVVRVLLACVEDHHNTSDKLTRMTDASGDTALHKAVRSQHLDVVKLLVKEDSEFEFPPNHAQETPLYLAAESGFHDALIIILESCNNPTYAAGPSNRTPLHAAVIQEHKDCIRSLWRWNKPLCEEPDLWGWNSLHYAVKLGLKDVVSDMLGWKKSLVYLPAGSENDWTTAIHIAACEGDVNMIKKLLNDCPDCCDTLNSNNQNALHIAVLKNQDRVVHILLGSDKCDSHVDEPDINGNTPLHLLAASGNHVPELINHPRAKKMLFNKENQTPLDIALSCKVTTKKEKLMEDLSSTGRFGKRDFEVKKKYEYMHNSNDETATGVKIQLSDEMGTGDKMRLREDDHDKAKRADQTIIETTMKVAEVHIVVATLIMTVTFAAGITLPGGFESDPDSHNQGMAILTSKTAFRAFVVSDAIAFTLSAVAIFICFLMANASTGPQHTKLIQNLCNLACIFLCLSMLAVVIAFATGMFATLSHSLGLAITVCFIGCLSIVLYFLVVIYSCKYV